The DNA segment TGGCGACTGTGGATCGAGGGCTGGGCGGCGGCGCTGCGCGAGCCCGCGCTGCAGGAGGTCACGCGGGACCTGGACCGAGAGTGGAAGGCCGCCATCGCCGAGGTCATCGCGGAGGGCGTGGCCGCCGACGAGTTCCGCTGTCCGGACCCCATGGGCGCAGCCCTGCGTCTGACGGCCCTCCTCGACGGGCTCGCCGTGCAGATGACGTCGTACCGCGGCGCGGTCTCACGCGCGCGTGCCCAGGAGTGGGTGGACGAGGCGCTCGCCCGGGAACTGGGGCTGGAGCGGGAGGCATTGACGGCGTCGTCGCGCTGACGCCGGCGCACGTGTGGGCCGTACCGATCACGCATCGGTACGGCCCACACGTGCACGTCATTCACGAATCCGATCGCAGGTCGCTTGCGAACCGCTCTCAAGCCACCGATTCGATCCGCATCTTGATGTCGTCCGGGGACAGCGCGCCCTTGGCCGTGACGTGGTCCCCCGACGACTCGCCCCGCAGGCGCCGCCCGATCCAGGGCACCAGGTACTCGCGGGCCCATTGGACGTCGTCGCGGCGGATGTCGAGGGTGCCGCGGGGCGG comes from the Streptomyces sp. NBC_00443 genome and includes:
- a CDS encoding TetR/AcrR family transcriptional regulator, with the translated sequence MARVRLSVAERREELLQAAVEQIEARGVAAVRIADVAAALGVSNALVLYHFATKEKLVAAAFTHAAQGDLARLRRVLGRRTTALRRLRAAVRWYAPTGQAKGWRLWIEGWAAALREPALQEVTRDLDREWKAAIAEVIAEGVAADEFRCPDPMGAALRLTALLDGLAVQMTSYRGAVSRARAQEWVDEALARELGLEREALTASSR